One region of Flavobacterium sp. GSB-24 genomic DNA includes:
- a CDS encoding DUF808 domain-containing protein — MASGFFVLLDDIAAIMDDVAVMSKVAAKKTAGILGDDLAVNAEKASGFASSRELPVLWAISKGSLLNKIIILPIAFLLSAFFPIAIMVILVLGGLFLAYEGAEKIYEFIFPHKHEEAEGINEEVLTEEEILVVEKAKVKSAIVTDFILSVEIVIIALGTVIGKPLLSQIITVSIIAVIATVGVYGIVALIVRMDEVGFKMIQHSKKENSLLKTVGNILVQALPKVIKALTIIGTIALILVAGGLFVHNIEFFHHLFPSLPAIVKEFSIGLVMGFIVLGVVNLFKKLFKKKTAK, encoded by the coding sequence ATGGCTTCAGGTTTTTTCGTTCTATTAGATGATATCGCAGCAATTATGGATGACGTTGCAGTAATGAGTAAAGTTGCTGCAAAGAAAACAGCTGGAATTCTGGGTGATGATTTAGCAGTAAATGCTGAAAAAGCATCAGGATTTGCTTCATCAAGAGAACTTCCCGTTTTATGGGCAATTAGTAAAGGTTCGTTGCTGAATAAAATAATTATTCTTCCAATTGCATTTTTATTAAGTGCATTTTTTCCAATCGCAATCATGGTAATTTTAGTGCTTGGAGGATTGTTTTTAGCTTACGAAGGAGCCGAAAAAATATACGAATTCATATTTCCGCACAAACACGAAGAAGCAGAAGGAATTAATGAAGAAGTTTTAACCGAAGAAGAAATTCTAGTTGTAGAAAAAGCAAAAGTAAAATCTGCAATTGTAACCGATTTTATTCTTTCTGTAGAAATTGTGATCATTGCTTTAGGGACTGTGATCGGAAAACCATTATTGTCGCAGATTATTACAGTATCGATTATTGCCGTAATTGCAACAGTTGGTGTTTATGGTATTGTAGCGCTTATTGTTCGCATGGACGAAGTAGGTTTCAAAATGATTCAGCACAGTAAAAAAGAAAACAGCCTTTTAAAAACTGTTGGAAACATTTTAGTTCAAGCGCTTCCAAAAGTAATTAAAGCATTAACTATTATCGGAACCATTGCATTAATATTAGTTGCGGGCGGCTTATTTGTTCACAACATTGAATTCTTTCATCATCTTTTCCCATCATTGCCCGCAATAGTAAAAGAATTTTCCATTGGACTTGTAATGGGATTTATTGTTCTGGGAGTTGTAAATCTCTTCAAAAAGCTTTTTAAAAAGAAAACAGCTAAATAA
- a CDS encoding carbon-nitrogen hydrolase: MPKRKYKISVIQLNLNDVAENNLKKCISWVRDAASQGAEVILLPELYSSHYFCQSEDVDNFALAEPLYSTSFIAFSELAKELGVVIIVPFFEKRMAGIYHNSAYIIDADGTEAGLYRKMHIPDDPHFYEKFYFTPGDLGFKAIETKKGTVGTLICWDQWYPEAARITALKGAEVLFYPTAIGWHPKEKEQYGENQYGAWMNVMKGHAVANGVFVAAANRIGLEKYIEGTEGIQFWGASFIAGPQGEILAQASHDKEEILIAEVDLDLQENVRQNWPFFRDRRIDAFGDITKRAIDK, from the coding sequence ATGCCGAAAAGAAAATATAAAATATCAGTAATTCAGTTAAACCTTAATGATGTTGCTGAAAATAATCTTAAAAAATGTATCAGCTGGGTAAGAGACGCTGCAAGTCAAGGAGCAGAAGTTATTTTACTACCTGAATTATATAGCAGTCATTATTTCTGCCAAAGCGAAGATGTAGATAATTTTGCATTAGCAGAACCACTTTACAGTACTTCATTTATTGCTTTTAGCGAATTGGCAAAAGAATTAGGAGTGGTAATCATTGTTCCTTTCTTCGAAAAAAGAATGGCTGGAATTTATCATAATAGTGCATATATCATTGATGCAGATGGTACAGAAGCAGGTTTATACCGTAAAATGCATATTCCAGACGATCCGCATTTCTATGAAAAATTCTATTTTACGCCAGGTGATTTAGGTTTTAAAGCAATTGAAACTAAAAAAGGAACAGTTGGAACTTTAATCTGCTGGGATCAATGGTATCCAGAAGCTGCACGTATTACAGCTTTAAAAGGAGCAGAGGTTTTATTCTACCCAACTGCAATTGGATGGCATCCTAAAGAAAAAGAACAATACGGAGAAAACCAATACGGAGCTTGGATGAACGTAATGAAAGGTCATGCCGTTGCAAATGGTGTTTTTGTCGCTGCAGCTAACAGAATTGGTTTAGAAAAATACATTGAAGGAACAGAAGGAATTCAATTCTGGGGAGCTTCTTTCATCGCTGGACCTCAAGGAGAAATATTAGCTCAAGCTTCTCACGATAAAGAAGAAATCTTAATTGCAGAAGTTGATTTAGATTTACAAGAAAATGTTCGTCAAAACTGGCCATTCTTTAGAGATAGAAGAATTGATGCTTTTGGCGACATTACAAAAAGAGCAATTGATAAATAA